TTTGAAACATGACAGGTAATTGTGAACATATAGCAAATGGTTACCGTCTGTCAAACGTTCTATTTACCAACCTAATGTCTTCGTTTGattgttagttttaaatatttttaaattctgttagttttaattaaatataacaaaactttctttgttttgttttgttgttgttgtttggtttttgtttgtgtgtgtgcttgtttttaactaaatataactACACATTGCAGAATACAGTGACAACGGAAACACTGTGAGAGTTCGCTTGGGAATAAGAGGACTGATGCCAAACAGTACATGTTGCTCCGACATTACAGCAGAGGCGAGCAATGCAACGATTGACGGACCGCATTTCAATAACAGGTACATCTAGATCAATACGATTTTCAAATAGTAacattacatttaataataccGAAATTAATGTCTTGTGCTGAAGACATCCACAATTGACTGAAACAATTAACAGATCCGTCATTTTGAGTtgtcgttgttggtaaaacgaagTATACTGCTGGAATCTTGATTTCGTCAAGAACCATTTTAAATGCACTATTGTTGAAGTTCGTGTACAGAGCGCCAAGGACGAAAAACTCTCTCATGTGTTCACAGAGACTTAGGTAATTCCTAGCCTTTGAACACATGAATTTACACGTTAATAAAGATAGCAAATGCCAAtcagaaattgtttttaatttactattaaACACTCCACAATATGGTGTTTTGTAAAGATTGATGCCATGTTGCAGATTTATCCAACTGTTCAAGATACGTTCTTGCCGTGTCGGTTTCTTGGTTTCGTTtgtgattgttgttgttgttgttgtttttaagtcttacacaatcaaacatcaaccaaagttatatttatttaaattgtttttaccatcattttatttttaatatatttttcagaggTTATCAAGTAGAAATCAAGATTAATGGCCAAACCTACAGAAAGACTGAAGCTGAAATCGAGCATGCTATTGTTCCTGATCAATGTTATCACGAGGTGGGCTGTTTGTtataacatgtatacatatgtatgcatatatctGTACAAATAGAAGATGTATGCATATATCTGTACAAACAGAAGATGTATACATATATCTGTACAAATAGAAGATGTATGCATATATCTGTACAAGTAGAAGATGTATACATATATCTGTACAAATAGAAGATGTATACATATATCTGTACAAGTAGAAGATGTATGCATATATCTGTACAAGTAGaagatgtatacatatatatgtacaaacagAAGATGTATGCATATATCTGTACAAATACAAGTTGTATACATATATCTGTACAAATACAAGATGTAGGTATATATCTGTACAAATAGAAAATTTATACACATATCTGTACAAATACAAGTTGTATGCATATATCTGTACAAATAGAAGATGGATGCATATATCTGTACAAATAGAAGATGGatgcatatatttatacaaatacaagttgattaaataataataataataataataataataatacaagcgATGTGTGATACATTTTATACATGCCGTAAACTTAACGGGCCCAATACattaagtttttattattgtttaattctGTTTGGGTTATAATCATGTTACAATATATCGTTATTTTGTAGGTGAAAAAAGATGCTCTTCTCACATTTCTGAGAAAGGCAAACCCAAGCCAGTCTTGGCAGGGCGTGATTCAACAGGGACATCTGTAATGATGCTGAAACCTTCGTCAAGTGATAACATTGACTTTATTGATGACTATATCTAAAATGTAATTTACCTTTATATTTGTTCAAGTTCCTATGGTAGAAGTGTTtaagttatttgtgaatcttcaacAGATCTATGCATACCAGCCTCTGGCATCATAAACGCCCAcctatgttttaaaatgaaagaccctagtttttaatagAGCTGTTTTTTAATCACTGAAATCAGacaatacttacattttatggtttagattatctatttccgtatatccgaagtgtttctggtcatcctggtgtttctaatggCACGAAAAGATTTTGCcatattattaaaatgcaggtgcctctgagaagtaac
The sequence above is drawn from the Gigantopelta aegis isolate Gae_Host chromosome 6, Gae_host_genome, whole genome shotgun sequence genome and encodes:
- the LOC121375799 gene encoding uncharacterized protein LOC121375799 isoform X3, translated to MEPDTEYSDNGNTVRVRLGIRGLMPNSTCCSDITAEASNATIDGPHFNNRGYQVEIKINGQTYRKTEAEIEHAIVPDQCYHEVKKDALLTFLRKANPSQSWQGVIQQGHL